From Salvia splendens isolate huo1 chromosome 3, SspV2, whole genome shotgun sequence, a single genomic window includes:
- the LOC121793486 gene encoding pentatricopeptide repeat-containing protein At2g38420, mitochondrial-like, whose protein sequence is MLKGVKRFIAAEEIHPWRHKISANQPTIKSFSSSSSKSSSLCNYYLRKTRKWPIQPHNKQLPDFFAFQLAKKSFKQSIKNSKSHLLRDLIDACAAYEVEPTPQSYHFLFKILIQSRPSNCQHQILQILSHIENFENFVTPACVFIDIINFYGENDMFDDAVDLFLATPRFRCEPSVETLNALLSVLCKVEKGMKIVPTILVKSQSMNIRIEESTFEILIRALCRIGRASDALGILNQLVEEGFDLDQKVGSLMLATMCRQLNYGVGGYGGEIWGFFDELKCLGFKPKSNDFLNVIRVLVKRGKGMDALGLLKQMKMNKIEANVMCYHLVLDWLICNKEFPVADKVFDELLVLGLVPDIHTYNVYINGLCLQGKVDEGISMFHSMEELGCVPDLNTYRAISSALYRAGELSRVRDMVQEMRLKRRCLDQHMYEILIDSFAVDGDVEGACGLIDELLEESHVYESKGLDKIMCWLCKIGLQERAEELVEKMVVGDLATGVEGGSSRI, encoded by the coding sequence ATGTTAAAGGGAGTAAAGCGATTCATAGCAGCTGAAGAAATTCACCCATGGCGGCACAAGATCTCTGCAAATCAACCCACAATAAAATCAttctcatcatcttcttcaaaatCTTCCTCTTTGTGCAATTACTACctaagaaaaacaagaaagTGGCCAATTCAACCGCACAACAAACAATTGCCTGATTTTTTCGCTTTTCAATTAGCTAAGAAATCCTTCAAACAATCgatcaaaaattccaaatctcATCTTCTTCGTGACCTAATCGACGCTTGTGCTGCTTACGAAGTCGAACCCACTCCGCAGTCCTACCATTTCCTCTTCAAAATTTTGATTCAAAGCCGCCCTTCAAACTGCCAACACCAAATCCTGCAAATTTTGAGCCACATTGAAAATTTCGAAAACTTCGTGACACCCGCGTGCGTCTTCATcgatataatcaatttttacgGTGAAAACGACATGTTCGATGATGCTGTAGATCTTTTCTTGGCGACTCCAAGGTTTAGGTGTGAGCCATCGGTAGAAACGTTGAACGCTTTGCTTTCAGTTCTTTGTAAGGTCGAAAAGGGAATGAAGATTGTGCCTACAATATTAGTCAAGAGCCAATCGATGAATATTCGGATTGAAGAATCCACTTTCGAAATCTTAATTAGGGCTCTTTGCAGAATTGGGAGGGCGAGTGATGCTTTGGGGATACTGaatcaattggtggaggaaggtTTCGACTTGGATCAAAAGGTTGGTTCTTTGATGCTCGCGACGATGTGCCGGCAGCTGAATTACGGCGTCGGCGGATATGGTGGTGAAATTTGGGGGTTTTTTGATGAGCTCAAATGTTTAGGGTTTAAACCCAAGAGCAATGATTTCTTGAATGTAATTAGGGTTTTGGTGAAAAGGGGGAAAGGCATGGATGCATTGGGATTATTGAAACAGATGAAGATGAATAAAATTGAGGCTAATGTTATGTGCTACCATCTAGTGCTTGATTGGTTGATCTGCAACAAGGAGTTTCCAGTTGCAGATAAGGTGTTTGATGAATTGCTTGTGTTAGGGTTAGTCCCAGATATTCACACGTACAATGTGTATATAAATGGTCTATGCTTGCAAGGAAAGGTAGATGAAGGGATATCAATGTTTCATTCGATGGAGGAGTTAGGCTGTGTGCCCGACTTGAACACGTATAGGGCTATCTCAAGCGCACTGTATAGGGCAGGGGAGCTAAGTCGGGTGCGAGATATGGTGCAAGAAATGCGGCTGAAACGCAGGTGTTTAGATCAGCATATGTATGAGATTCTGATTGATAGCTTTGCTGTTGATGGTGACGTGGAAGGGGCTTGCGGTTTGATAGATGAATTGTTGGAGGAAAGCCATGTTTATGAGTCAAAGGGTTTAGATAAAATCATGTGTTGGTTGTGCAAGATTGGTTTGCAGGAAAGAGCAGAGGAGTTGGTCGAGAAGATGGTCGTAGGGGATCTTGCAACGGGCGTGGAAGGTGGTAGTTCAAGGATCTGA
- the LOC121797443 gene encoding probable WRKY transcription factor 33: MASLNRAFNYSPTSQYMNSSFTDMLTSNKDYSFPAALSPPPLSPSFFLDSPVLFGSSNALPSPTTGAFAALFAKDEATPFSDFSFQSHTQTALSDSSSLIASRDSLKRQREDEIAKVEEVPRIEQGKSDDGYNWRKYGQKQVKGSENPRSYYKCTFANCPTKKKVERNLDGYITEIVYKGSHDHSKPQSTRRSSSSTHNYNYNNNNVTESTATDNNNNNSSISDDIEQASSINDAKRWKADDENDSSCGNRAVREPRVVVQTTSEIDILDDGYRWRKYGQKVVKGNPNPRSYYKCTSNGCPVRKHVERAFHDKRAVITTYEGKHNHEVPAARGSNCYATSRPQPQVMRPPAPTTYNNPMSLTKEEPSFFDLFLD, encoded by the exons ATGGCATCCTTAAACAGAGCTTTTAACTACAGTCCCACATCCCAATACATGAATTCTTCTTTCACTGACATGCTCACATCAAACAAAGACTATTCATTCCCAGCTGCTCTCTCTCCGCCCCCTCTCTCCCCTTCCTTTTTCCTCGACTCTCCTGTCCTTTTCGGATCATCTAAT GCTCTCCCATCTCCGACCACCGGAGCCTTCGCCGCCTTATTCGCCAAGGACGAGGCAACCCCGTTTTCCGATTTCTCCTTCCAATCCCATACCCAAACGGCACTTTCTGATTCCTCCTCACTCATCGCTTCAAGG GATTCGTTGAAAAGGCAGAGAGAAGATGAAATTGCAAAAGTAGAAGAAGTTCCAAGGATAGAGCAGGGGAAATCCGATGACGGATACAACTGGAGAAAATACGGACAGAAACAAGTGAAGGGAAGCGAGAATCCTCGTAGCTATTACAAGTGCACCTTCGCAAACTGCCCCACCAAGAAGAAAGTGGAGAGGAATTTAGATGGATACATCACTGAGATTGTTTACAAAGGGAGCCACGACCACTCCAAGCCCCAATCAACCAGAAGGTCATCATCCTCCACCCACAACTACAACTACAACAACAACAACGTCACTGAGAGCACCGCCAccgacaacaacaacaacaactcTTCCATCTCCGACGACATCGAGCAAGCCTCGTCCATCAATGATGCCAAGAGATG gAAAGCGGACGACGAGAATGACAGTAGTTGTGGGAATAGAGCCGTCCGAGAGCCCCGAGTGGTAGTGCAGACAACTAGTGAAATCGACATTCTTGATGACGGCTACCGGTGGAGGAAATATGGGCAGAAAGTGGTGAAGGGCAACCCCAATCCTAG GAGTTACTACAAGTGCACCTCCAACGGGTGTCCGGTGAGGAAACACGTGGAGCGTGCATTCCACGACAAGAGGGCCGTGATCACCACATACGAAGGGAAGCACAACCACGAGGTCCCCGCAGCACGTGGAAGCAACTGCTATGCAACTAGCAGGCCTCAACCACAAGTAATGAGGCCCCCTGCACCCACAACTTACAACAATCCCATGTCCCTAACTAAAGAAGAGCCCTCCTTTTTCGACCTGTTTCTAGATTGA